The Vitis vinifera cultivar Pinot Noir 40024 chromosome 16, ASM3070453v1 DNA segment tttttttattgaaaagtaatttattattattattatatatgttaaaaattaaaaattgttgaaattatttttcataattaattttatatataattggggtGAGAATGAAGTAGgacaatataatatttaaatctaccccaagtttttaaaaaaccttaTATCTGCTCTTAAtctgtttatttaaattttgaactCACTCATTAGAGACAAGAAATACTTGGAAAAACTGTTCCATTTCTACCTTAATTATAAAGCTTGTGgacaattttgaaaacatttgaaAACATATGACTCATGTTTTCAAATGCCATTTGAATGCTAACTTCACATTGTCACATGAATGTATATTTGGAGGCATGGATGATTTTGGATGGATCTGGGAACGACGTACCTCTAGTTATAGTGGTAATATAATTAGGGGTGACAGAATTTGTTACGATATGTTAATATAATTCAAACTTAACATATATTTCATGAGTTTAGATAAAATACACTCAAATTTGAATCAATTtatataacttatttaataaataattagtttttgaaTCAATATGCATaacataaatataatttgaatGAACCTAATTAATAATCTTActaattaactttaaattatttaatttatatttaactcattttaaataaatagattaattaTGAAGTTAAAACGTTAATGATATAGATTTATACAGGACTATATGAGAATGAGAGAGGTGAGGGGGGAAGTCGTCGGAAGTGGCTGCCGCCGGTGGCGGCCACCGGCTGGCAGTGGTGGTGGCCGCAAGTGAAAGTGAGGGTGGATGggtgtggaaaagaaaaaggggaagaaagaaagaaaagaataaaaaaaaactggtaaaaaagaaaagggagaaagagaagaaggaggagagagagagcgaATGGGGACGGCTGGAGATGGGTTTTGGGTGATAGGCATAGGCGGAGAGAACTGAGaagagggaaaaagaaaagaaaagagaagagagaaaaaggaaaaggggagaagagaaaaaaaggggGGACGTGGGAACGGGGCCAGAGTCGGAtttgaatgaatgaaataaaaaaaaaaagaaaaaaaaaaaaggaaaaaacaagaaaaagaaaaaaaattaaaaaaacaaaaaaagataaaataaataataataaaataaaaagtgagaataatttgaaataaattttgggatttacaatcattttaacaaatttatttatttatatatttatgtaaatGAAATTAGAATATCACTATCTAACTTGTCCATTTACCAAGTTCATCATGCTTTCTAGATTAATACATGTATATTATATACTATTATGATATGGTATCCATtagttaattaataaattatttgtttttttgtcaaCATATTAATATAGATCGAGATTAGTTTGGGCTTAGTAATAGCTTGACCATGGACTGagttatgattttaattttattattttatttttaaaaatttaaaaataagataaataataagcctccatgtttttctaaaaaataaaataaaagaaccttttaagggtatgtttggtaTATGAAagttcaaagaaaaaaagagaaacttttaaaatatatatatatatttaagaaaaaaatataatatttttatttacttatacaaaatataataaataatgttGTTTTTAGGGTGTTAAGAGAATGTTATTAATTAAACCTAAATTCTATAAATTTAAACTttccaaaaattcttttgttctATAACTCTTGTACCTAAACTTTTAGGaagattaagaaaattttaaaaataattttgaagtaCATGGGTTAAATCTATAGTTTTTAATACAAgagtaaatatataaaatattattatgattttatatttgtaaagaaaataagtgaGACTAATTGGCATCCATTGAAAATCATTGGCCCATTTTAGGTTTGAAACTCCGAGCCTTCTTAGTCCCGCACCCGGCACCGCTCAGGCACCACTAGAGCGAAATTGATAtttaaaaggaaagagaagGTCAACTCTTTATAATTCTTCATACTATATTCTCCATAATATTCTCTTTCACTTTATCCATACATTCATCGAGGATGAAAGCttattcaatatattattaCAACTGATATAGATAGACTAACACCCAGTTCACACACTGCTCTTAATGGAAGAGCTGTATCCACTCTGATCATCATAGTACTTTGACCACAGCATCACGCCTCCATACTTGGCTGATCTCTTAATGACCGGAAGAATTTGAGAGGTCAACACATTGGCCGGAATAAACCCACTTCCGGCAGCTGCAGAGGATGCCGGCAGGCCCATGAAGATCCGTGAATTTATCGATGAAGTCCACCGGTTCCATGAATTCAGAAGGTTATTGGTGTTGCCAGAAGAATACTGGCATGGGGCATTGTTATAGAATTGCACCCAGACATAGTCAAAAAGGCCTGTGTTAAGGGCAGTGCCCAGGAACTTATCTGGGAATGGACATTGAGGGGCTGCAGTGAGGTATACCTTCCTTCCACGCTTGCTGAAACCTGATAAGGCTCGAGCAAGGTCATCCCAGTGCAGGGTCGAACCGAGCTCGATGTCGAAGTCTATGCCATCTAATACTGCATCACCTAATGGCCGAGACGATGATTGTCCTCCCAAGAAGTTGTTCCACAGATAATTGGCTACGTTTTGGGCATCATTGGAAGAGGACAG contains these protein-coding regions:
- the CHIT3 gene encoding acidic endochitinase precursor, with the translated sequence MARTPQSTPLLISLSVLALLQTSYAGGIAIYWGQNGNEGTLTQTCNTGKYSYVNIAFLNKFGNGQTPEINLAGHCNPASNGCTSVSTGIRNCQNRGIKVMLSIGGGVGSYSLSSSNDAQNVANYLWNNFLGGQSSSRPLGDAVLDGIDFDIELGSTLHWDDLARALSGFSKRGRKVYLTAAPQCPFPDKFLGTALNTGLFDYVWVQFYNNAPCQYSSGNTNNLLNSWNRWTSSINSRIFMGLPASSAAAGSGFIPANVLTSQILPVIKRSAKYGGVMLWSKYYDDQSGYSSSIKSSV